A single Rhinolophus ferrumequinum isolate MPI-CBG mRhiFer1 chromosome 12, mRhiFer1_v1.p, whole genome shotgun sequence DNA region contains:
- the LOC117032325 gene encoding olfactory receptor 2K2 produces the protein MQGENLTIWSFFFLEGFSRYPKLEIVLFVFSLGMYLITILGNSTLILITILDPRLQTPMYLFLGNLSFMDICYTSASIPTLLVNLLSSQKTIIFSGCAVQMYLSLAMGSTECVLLAVMAYDRYVAICNPLRYPIVMNRQVCVQMATVSWVTGCLTALLETSFALQIPLCGNLINHFTCEILAVLKLACTSSLLMDMTMLVVSVLLLPIPMLLICISYIFILATILRISSAEGRSKAFSTCGAHLTVVILYYGAALSMYLKPSSSSSEEVDKIISLLYGVLTPMLNPIIYSLRNKEVKDAMKKLLGKMSLHQTHEKL, from the coding sequence atgcaaggAGAAAACCTTACCATTTGGagcttttttttcctggaggGTTTTTCTAGATACCCAAAGTTAGAGATTGTTCTCTTTGTCTTCAGCCTTGGAATGTATCTGATAACCATTTTGGGAAACAGCACTCTTATTTTAATCACTATCCTAGATCCACGCCTGCAAACCCCCATGTACTTGTTCCTCGGAAATCTCTCTTTCATGGATATCTGTTACACATCtgcttctattcccactttgctggtAAACTTGCTGTCATCCCAGAAAACCATTATCTTTTCTGGGTGTGCTGTACAGATGTATCTGTCCCTTGCTATGGGCTCCACGGAGTGTGTACTCCTGGCTGTGATGGCGTATGACCGTTATGTGGCCATTTGCAACCCGCTGAGATACCCCATTGTCATGAACAGGCAAGTCTGTGTGCAGATGGCCACTGTCTCCTGGGTGACGGGCTGCCTGACCGCCCTGCTGGAAACCAGTTTTGCTCTGCAGATACCCCTCTGTGGGAATCTCATCAATCACTTCACGTGTGAAATTCTGGCAGTGCTGAAGTTAGCTTGCACAAGTTCACTGCTCATGGACATGACCATGCTGGTGGTCAGTGTGCTCCTCCTGCCCATTCCAATGCTCTTAATTTGCATCTCTTATATCTTCATCCTTGCCACCATTCTGAGAATCAgctcagcagaaggaagaagcaaagcCTTTTCTACTTGTGGTGCCCACTTGACTGTGGTGATCTTGTATTATGGGGCTGCGCTCTCCATGTACCTCAAGCCTTCTTCATCAAGCTCAGAAGAAGTAGATAAAATCATCTCTTTGCTTTATGGCGTGCTTACTCCTATGCTGAACCCCATAATTTACAGTTTAAGAAATAAGGAAGTCAAAGATGCAATGAAAAAACTGCTGGGCAAAATGTCATTGCATCAAACACATGAAAAACTCTGA